A window of the Brassica napus cultivar Da-Ae chromosome A2, Da-Ae, whole genome shotgun sequence genome harbors these coding sequences:
- the LOC106417383 gene encoding subtilisin-like protease SBT4.12 codes for MAKLLALFCLFSYIIVLSLCSVSAAIDDNQDQQVYVVYMGALPSSEVYTPMSDHMNILQGITGESSNEGRLVRSYKRSFNGFAARLTQSERERIANKEGVVSVFPNKNLQLQTTTSWDFMGLKKGKATNRNLAVESNTIIGVIDAGITPESESFSDKGFGPPPQKWKGVCSGGKNFTCNNKLIGARDYTSEGSRDTVGHGTHTASTIAGNAIQDASFYGLGNGTMRGGVPASRIVSYKVCTWLGCSSDSILAAFDDAIADGVDIISISVNMGYPSPFEEDPVAIGSFHAIAKGILTVNSAGNNGPEPKTLESVAPWILTVAASNTNRAFLTKVVLGNGKTLVGKSVNTLGLNGTMYPLVYGKSAVNSSACSVESAEKCEEGCLQESLVKGKVVVCNSTDSYEALANGAVAGISLNRTPNVAFVTSFPLSALSQEDLNSLVSYIKSESSPVATVLRTEESFSQIAPVVAAFSSRGPNTIATDILKPDISAPGVEILAAFSPEVSPSSSVYDTRRVKYSVLSGTSMSCPHVTGVAAYIRTFHPQWSPSMIKSAIMTTAWPMNASETGFVSTEFAYGAGHVDPISATNPGLVYDLTKADYTAFLCGMKYNATTVKLISGEAVTCTGETSPRNLNYPSMSAKLSGSKSFFTVIFKRTVTNVGTQNSIYNSKIVLNHGSKLNVKVFPSALVFKKVNEKQSFTVIVTGSALESKLLLSANLIWSDGTHNVRSPIVVYKSE; via the exons atggCGAAACTACTAGCTTTGTTTTGCCTCTTCTCCTACATCATTGTCTTGTCCTTGTGTTCAGTCTCAGCAGCCATAGATGATAACCAAGACCAACAG GTCTACGTCGTCTACATGGGTGCACTTCCGTCTAGCGAGGTCTACACACCAATGTCCGATCACATGAATATTCTTCAAGGAATCACCGGAGAGAG TTCTAACGAAGGTCGTTTGGTGAGAAGTTACAAGAGGAGTTTCAACGGGTTCGCCGCTCGACTCACTCAGTCAGAACGAGAAAGAATAGCCA ATAAGGAAGGAGTTGTGTCTGTATTCCCTAATAAGAATCTACAGCTCCAAACGACTACCTCTTGGGACTTCATGGGGTTAAAGAAAGGAAAGGCCACGAACCGGAACCTGGCCGTGGAGAGTAACACCATTATTGGAGTCATCGATGCTGGGATCACGCCGGAATCTGAAAGCTTTTCTGACAAAGGCTTTGGTCCTCCTCCTCAAAAATGGAAAGGTGTTTGCTCCGGAGGCAAGAACTTCACGTGCAACAA CAAGCTGATTGGTGCAAGGGACTACACAAGCGAAGGATCTAGGGACACTGTTGGACATGGTACACATACAGCGTCCACAATTGCTGGAAACGCTATTCAAGACGCAAGCTTTTATGGACTTGGAAATGGAACCATGAGAGGAGGCGTTCCGGCCTCAAGAATTGTCAGTTACAAAGTTTGCACCTGGTTAGGGTGTAGCTCCGATAGTATATTGGCTGCCTTTGATGATGCGATTGCAGATGGTGTAGACATCATTAGCATCTCCGTTAATATGGGATACCCCTCACCTTTTGAAGAGGACCCGGTCGCTATAGGATCTTTCCACGCTATAGCCAAAGGGATTCTCACTGTGAATTCAGCCGGTAACAACGGTCCAGAACCGAAAACGCTAGAGAGCGTAGCTCCGTGGATCCTTACGGTTGCTGCCAGTAACACCAACCGTGCGTTTTTAACGAAAGTTGTTCTCGGTAACGGTAAAACACTTGTT GGGAAGTCAGTGAACACGCTTGGTTTGAATGGAACAATGTATCCTCTTGTGTATGGAAAATCTGCTGTTAATTCGTCTGCATGCAGCGTGGAATCGGCAGA GAAATGTGAAGAAGGGTGTCTTCAAGAATCCCTAGTGAAAGGCAAAGTTGTGGTTTGCAATTCCACGGATTCGTACGAAGCTCTTGCAAATGGAGCTGTTGCAGGCATTTCTCTCAACCGTACACCAAACGTTGCCTTTGTCACTTCTTTTCCCCTCTCTGCTTTATCACAAGAAGACTTAAACTCTCTTGTTTCTTACATTAAGTCCGAAAG TTCTCCAGTGGCTACTGTTCTAAGAACTGAGGAAAGTTTTAGTCAGATAGCTCCAGTCGTTGCTGCTTTCTCTTCTCGTGGTCCAAACACCATAGCAACTGATATTCTCAAG CCGGATATATCAGCACCAGGAGTGGAGATCCTCGCTGCATTTTCACCTGAGGTTTCACCATCCTCAAGTGTATATGACACAAGACGTGTGAAGTACTCTGTTCTCTCCGGCACTTCAATGTCTTGTCCACATGTTACAGGCGTGGCCGCGTACATCAGGACGTTTCATCCTCAATGGTCTCCTTCCATGATCAAATCCGCCATTATGACAACCG CTTGGCCGATGAATGCTTCTGAAACTGGCTTTGTATCAACCGAGTTTGCTTATGGAGCTGGCCATGTGGACCCAATATCTGCTACTAATCCTGGACTCGTATACGATTTGACTAAAGCAGACTACACTGCCTTCCTCTGCGGCATGAAGTACAATGCAACTACCGTGAAACTCATATCCGGTGAAGCCGTCACTTGCACTGGAgaaacctcaccaagaaacctTAACTATCCTTCAATGTCGGCAAAGTTGTCGGGATCTAAAAGTTTCTTCACCGTGATTTTCAAAAGAACCGTCACTAACGTGGGTACCCAAAACTCTATATACAAttcaaaaattgttttaaatcaCGGATCTAAGCTCAACGTCAAGGTCTTCCCTAGCGCCTTGGTTTTTAAGAAGGTGAACGAGAAGCAGTCATTCACGGTAATTGTTACAGGCAGCGCTCTCGAGTCAAAACTGCTTTTGTCTGCAAACCTTATCTGGTCTGATGGCACTCATAATGTGAGAAGCCCCATTGTTGTTTATAAAAGTGAGTGa